A single genomic interval of Sceloporus undulatus isolate JIND9_A2432 ecotype Alabama chromosome 2, SceUnd_v1.1, whole genome shotgun sequence harbors:
- the DIMT1 gene encoding probable dimethyladenosine transferase isoform X2, whose product MASLYPTDVVLEVGPGTGNMTVKMLEKVKKVVACEVDIKLAGELQKRVQGTPLANKLEIKIGDVLKSDLPFFDACVANLPYKISSPFVFKLLLHRPFFRCAVLMFQREFALRLVAKPGSPLYCRLSVNTQLLARVDHLMKVGKNNFKPPPKVESSVVRIEPKNPPPPINFQEWDGLLRIVFVRKNKTLAAVFNSNAVKQLLEQNYRIHCSQNNLEIPENFNIGNLIHEILKDTGYSDKRARVMDIDDFISVLHGFNSKGIHFS is encoded by the exons ATG gCTTCCTTGTATCCTACAGATGTTGTTCTGGAGGTTGGGCCTGGCACTGGTAACATGACAGTAAAAATGTTGGAAAAGGTGAAAaag GTAGTTGCTTGTGAGGTTGACATAAAACTTGCTGGTGAACTTCAGAAGAGAGTGCAGGGCAC gCCTTTGGCTAACAAACTTGAAATAAAGATTGGAGATGTACTGAAAAGTGACCTACCATTTTTTGATGCTTGTGTTGCTAATTTACCTTATAAA ATTTCTTCACCCTTTGTTTTTAAGCTATTGTTGCACCGGCCTTTCTTTCG GTGTGCAGTACTAATGTTCCAAAGAGAATTTGCTCTTCGTTTGGTTGCAAAACCTGGCTCTCCTCTGTATTGCAGGCTCTCTGTTAATACTCAGTTATTAGCTCGTGTTGACCATCTGATGAAA GTTGGAAAAAACAATTTTAAGCCACCACCCAAAGTTGAATCCAGTGTTGTGAGGATAGAACCAAAGAACCCTCCACCGCCAATCAACTTTCAG gAATGGGATGGCCTGCTAAGGATAGTCTTTGTCAGGAAAAACAAGACACTCGCTGCAGTTTTTAA TTCAAATGCTGTGAAACAGTTGTTGGAACAAAATTACCGAATTCATTGTTCACAGAATAATTTG GAAATTCCTGAAAATTTCAACATTGGAAATCTCATTCACGAAATACTAAAAGACACTGGTTACTCAGACAAACGTGCACGAGTAATGGATATTGATGATTTCATCAG tgtcCTGCATGGCTTCAATTCAAAAGGCATCCACTTTTcctga
- the DIMT1 gene encoding probable dimethyladenosine transferase isoform X1, whose amino-acid sequence MPKVKAGPRSGQRRREGKGPVSGIRFNTGLGQHILKNPLIVNSIIEKASLYPTDVVLEVGPGTGNMTVKMLEKVKKVVACEVDIKLAGELQKRVQGTPLANKLEIKIGDVLKSDLPFFDACVANLPYKISSPFVFKLLLHRPFFRCAVLMFQREFALRLVAKPGSPLYCRLSVNTQLLARVDHLMKVGKNNFKPPPKVESSVVRIEPKNPPPPINFQEWDGLLRIVFVRKNKTLAAVFNSNAVKQLLEQNYRIHCSQNNLEIPENFNIGNLIHEILKDTGYSDKRARVMDIDDFISVLHGFNSKGIHFS is encoded by the exons ATGCCTAAAGTCAAGGCGGGACCCCGTTCTGGGCAGCGGAGGCGAGAAGGGAAAGGACCAG TATCTGGCATCAGGTTCAACACAGGATTGGGTCAACACATCTTGAAAAATCCTCTGATTGTCAACAGCATTATAGAAAAG gCTTCCTTGTATCCTACAGATGTTGTTCTGGAGGTTGGGCCTGGCACTGGTAACATGACAGTAAAAATGTTGGAAAAGGTGAAAaag GTAGTTGCTTGTGAGGTTGACATAAAACTTGCTGGTGAACTTCAGAAGAGAGTGCAGGGCAC gCCTTTGGCTAACAAACTTGAAATAAAGATTGGAGATGTACTGAAAAGTGACCTACCATTTTTTGATGCTTGTGTTGCTAATTTACCTTATAAA ATTTCTTCACCCTTTGTTTTTAAGCTATTGTTGCACCGGCCTTTCTTTCG GTGTGCAGTACTAATGTTCCAAAGAGAATTTGCTCTTCGTTTGGTTGCAAAACCTGGCTCTCCTCTGTATTGCAGGCTCTCTGTTAATACTCAGTTATTAGCTCGTGTTGACCATCTGATGAAA GTTGGAAAAAACAATTTTAAGCCACCACCCAAAGTTGAATCCAGTGTTGTGAGGATAGAACCAAAGAACCCTCCACCGCCAATCAACTTTCAG gAATGGGATGGCCTGCTAAGGATAGTCTTTGTCAGGAAAAACAAGACACTCGCTGCAGTTTTTAA TTCAAATGCTGTGAAACAGTTGTTGGAACAAAATTACCGAATTCATTGTTCACAGAATAATTTG GAAATTCCTGAAAATTTCAACATTGGAAATCTCATTCACGAAATACTAAAAGACACTGGTTACTCAGACAAACGTGCACGAGTAATGGATATTGATGATTTCATCAG tgtcCTGCATGGCTTCAATTCAAAAGGCATCCACTTTTcctga